The Nitrospira sp. region TCGGCATCCTTATCGTAAGAGATATTCATGACTCACCCTTTCCATCATCCTTCAATAATATCGAAAGTTACGTACGTCGCAGAACGCTACTCACGAGCGATTTTCTTCGCCTGAGAGACAGCGGGACGGACCGGCTCACGTGCAACGGCGACCCGACCGGTACGGATCAAATCCTTGATCCCAAGCGGCTGTAACAAGTTGATAATCGCTTCAACCTTCTTGGGATCTCCGGAGACTTCGATCGTGTAGGTACTCGGGGTCGAATCGATCACATTCGCTCGAAAGATATCCACGATCCTGAGCGCTTCGGCTCTATCCGCATCCTTCGTATGGACCTTGATAATCG contains the following coding sequences:
- the ilvN gene encoding acetolactate synthase small subunit; protein product: MEHIISVTVENKFGVLSRVAGLFSGRGFNIESLSVAPTLDPSMSQMTIVTSGDERIIEQIVKQLNKLIDVIKVVDLNETEFVSRETAIIKVHTKDADRAEALRIVDIFRANVIDSTPSTYTIEVSGDPKKVEAIINLLQPLGIKDLIRTGRVAVAREPVRPAVSQAKKIARE